One genomic region from Knoellia sp. p5-6-4 encodes:
- a CDS encoding MCE family protein, whose translation MTQTNATNVGPARGFISRLGDRAYGVAFLVVVASLIGLSVASFQKVFTDVVMVSLETDRIGSQLQESSDVKLRGLIVGEVRRIETTGDGARLALALKPEMVSQIPADVSARLLPKTLFGERYVDLVAPPAGTAGRAIRAGDVIGQDRTSVAIELERVFEDLLPLLRAVQPEKLAATLNALATTLDGRGTRLGQNLVLVDRYFKELNPHMPALQADISGLADLASTYAVAAPELVRAARALVTTNTTIVQKQDSLKGFFAGTAGFANTTARFLERNGDRVIQAGRVGRPSLALFAKYSPQYPCMATALTNWLPNIDGAWKNEQFHITLEVTPQRPGYKPGEEPAWGEKRGPNCYGLPDRHGSQANPRPGITFDDGTNGASSNGAGSALPSAFTTEKAVGIAEADSGLAGTEEEQKVVAALLSRDGSAHPSAITTLLAGPMLRGTVVSQR comes from the coding sequence ATGACGCAGACCAATGCCACCAATGTCGGACCCGCCCGGGGCTTCATCTCCAGGCTGGGCGACCGTGCCTACGGCGTCGCCTTCCTCGTGGTCGTCGCCTCGCTCATCGGGCTGTCCGTCGCCTCGTTCCAGAAGGTCTTCACCGACGTGGTGATGGTGTCCCTGGAGACCGACCGGATCGGGTCGCAGCTGCAGGAGTCCAGCGACGTCAAGCTGCGCGGCCTGATCGTCGGGGAGGTGCGCCGCATCGAGACCACCGGGGACGGCGCCCGGCTGGCCCTGGCGCTGAAGCCGGAGATGGTGTCGCAGATCCCGGCGGACGTCTCGGCGCGGCTGCTGCCCAAGACGCTGTTCGGGGAGCGGTACGTCGACCTCGTGGCGCCGCCGGCCGGGACGGCGGGACGCGCGATCCGTGCCGGGGACGTGATCGGACAGGACCGCACGAGCGTGGCGATCGAGCTCGAGCGCGTGTTCGAGGACCTGCTGCCGCTGCTGCGTGCGGTCCAGCCGGAGAAGCTGGCCGCGACGCTGAACGCGCTGGCCACCACGCTCGACGGCCGGGGCACCCGGCTGGGGCAGAACCTGGTGCTGGTGGACCGCTACTTCAAGGAGCTCAACCCGCACATGCCGGCGCTGCAGGCCGACATCTCGGGGCTGGCAGACCTGGCGAGCACGTATGCCGTGGCGGCACCCGAGCTGGTCCGCGCGGCCAGGGCGCTGGTGACGACCAACACGACGATCGTGCAGAAGCAGGACTCCCTCAAGGGCTTCTTCGCCGGGACGGCGGGGTTCGCGAACACCACGGCGCGGTTCCTGGAGCGCAACGGTGACCGCGTCATCCAGGCCGGTCGCGTCGGCCGCCCGAGCCTGGCCCTGTTCGCCAAGTACTCGCCGCAGTACCCCTGCATGGCGACGGCGCTGACCAACTGGCTCCCCAACATCGACGGGGCGTGGAAGAACGAGCAGTTCCACATCACCTTGGAGGTCACCCCCCAGCGGCCGGGCTACAAGCCGGGGGAGGAGCCCGCCTGGGGCGAGAAGCGCGGCCCCAACTGCTACGGCCTGCCCGACCGCCACGGCAGCCAGGCCAACCCCCGCCCCGGCATCACGTTCGACGACGGCACCAACGGGGCCTCGAGCAACGGCGCCGGAAGCGCCCTGCCGTCGGCGTTCACCACCGAGAAGGCGGTGGGCATCGCCGAGGCCGACTCCGGTCTCGCCGGTACGGAGGAGGAACAGAAGGTCGTGGCCGCCCTGCTGTCGCGCGACGGGTCCGCGCACCCGTCTGCCATCACGACCCTGCTGGCCGGCCCGATGCTGCGTGGAACGGTGGTGAGCCAGCGATGA
- a CDS encoding MCE family protein yields the protein MSVPFRERNPVPIGAAGLLVIAVLLALAFNVQSLPLIGGGDTYRAAFSEAGGLIEGDDVRIAGVKVGKVEAVDLAGDHVRVDFRITEDVAFGPQTAASVRMKTLLGQKYLSLEPAGGGQMRAGSEIPLERTVSSYDIVNAFTDLAQTAERIDTDQLATSLDVMATEFKDSPPHVRAALDGLTRLSRTIASRDAELKRLLSAANSVTGTVAERNKALETLIKDADLLMEELNARRDAIHTLFTNTSAMAQQVTALVRENRAELKPALDQLTKVLAVLQKHEKDLNDTIAAMAPFTRLFSNVLGTGRWFDTYIANLTAPVGAPGVK from the coding sequence ATGAGCGTCCCCTTCCGTGAGCGCAACCCCGTCCCGATCGGGGCGGCCGGCCTGCTGGTGATCGCCGTGCTGCTGGCGCTGGCGTTCAACGTGCAGAGCCTGCCCCTGATCGGTGGCGGCGACACCTACCGCGCGGCCTTCAGCGAGGCCGGCGGCCTCATCGAGGGAGACGACGTGCGGATCGCCGGCGTCAAGGTCGGCAAGGTCGAGGCCGTCGACCTGGCCGGTGACCACGTCCGCGTCGACTTCCGCATCACCGAGGACGTGGCCTTCGGCCCCCAGACCGCCGCGTCGGTGCGCATGAAGACGCTGCTCGGGCAGAAGTACCTCTCGCTGGAGCCCGCCGGCGGGGGCCAGATGAGGGCGGGCTCCGAGATCCCGCTCGAGCGCACCGTCTCCTCCTACGACATCGTCAACGCCTTCACCGACCTGGCCCAGACCGCCGAGCGCATCGACACCGACCAACTCGCGACCTCGCTCGACGTCATGGCCACCGAGTTCAAGGACAGCCCACCGCACGTGCGGGCGGCGCTCGACGGGCTCACCCGCCTCTCGCGCACCATCGCCTCCCGCGACGCCGAGCTGAAGCGGCTGCTGTCGGCCGCCAACTCGGTGACCGGCACCGTCGCCGAGCGCAACAAGGCACTGGAGACCCTCATCAAGGACGCCGACCTGCTCATGGAAGAGCTCAACGCCCGCCGCGACGCCATCCACACGCTGTTCACCAACACCTCGGCGATGGCCCAGCAGGTGACGGCGCTGGTGCGTGAGAACCGGGCGGAGCTCAAGCCCGCCCTCGACCAGCTGACGAAGGTGCTCGCGGTGCTGCAGAAGCACGAGAAGGACCTGAACGACACGATCGCCGCGATGGCGCCGTTCACCCGGCTGTTCTCCAACGTGCTGGGCACCGGCCGGTGGTTCGACACCTACATCGCCAACCTCACGGCGCCGGTCGGCGCCCCGGGGGTGAAGTGA
- a CDS encoding MCE family protein → MRIGLIPKVVAALVVVAVVAGAYAFWPRNDRVRVTGEFTRAVGLFPGSDVRVLGVEVGEVTEVVPKGDKVLVSFEFDRKYSVPADAKAAVVAPSLVSDRYVQLFPAYKGGPKMADGAHIGADRTAVPVELDRISQSLDDLLVALGPQGANKDGSFSRLLDTGARNLDGQGQQLHDMNRDLSQALATLSGGRNDFFGTVKNLQTLTSMLATNDQQVRRLNKDLATVSTQLDGERDDLSAALKNLAIALNEVSTFVKDNRTGVKTNVDQLAAVTGTVAKQRDALAETLTNAPVAISNLQNAYNPKTGTLDTRSNMEQFDDPALLLCSLVTGPTGTGNTDLCRDIDTTLAPVSQSLQMRGADPTLGGLLGGTH, encoded by the coding sequence ATGCGCATCGGGCTCATCCCCAAGGTCGTCGCGGCCCTCGTGGTGGTCGCGGTCGTGGCCGGCGCCTACGCCTTCTGGCCGCGCAACGACCGGGTCCGCGTCACCGGGGAGTTCACCCGGGCGGTCGGGCTCTTCCCGGGCTCGGACGTGCGGGTCCTCGGCGTCGAGGTCGGCGAGGTGACCGAGGTCGTGCCGAAGGGCGACAAGGTCCTGGTCAGCTTCGAGTTCGACCGCAAGTACTCCGTGCCGGCGGACGCCAAGGCGGCCGTGGTGGCGCCCTCGCTGGTGAGTGACCGCTACGTGCAGCTGTTCCCTGCCTACAAGGGCGGCCCGAAGATGGCCGACGGCGCCCACATCGGCGCTGACCGCACGGCCGTCCCCGTCGAGCTCGACCGCATCTCGCAGAGCCTCGACGACCTGCTCGTCGCCCTCGGTCCGCAGGGGGCCAACAAGGACGGCTCGTTCTCGCGGCTGCTCGACACCGGGGCGAGGAACCTCGACGGGCAGGGACAGCAGCTCCACGACATGAACCGCGACCTCTCCCAGGCCCTCGCGACCCTCAGCGGCGGCCGGAACGACTTCTTCGGCACGGTCAAGAACCTCCAGACCCTCACCTCGATGCTCGCCACCAACGACCAGCAGGTGCGCCGGCTCAACAAGGACCTCGCGACGGTGTCCACCCAGCTCGACGGTGAGCGCGACGACCTCTCCGCCGCGCTGAAGAACCTGGCCATCGCACTCAACGAGGTGTCCACCTTCGTGAAGGACAACCGCACCGGCGTCAAGACCAACGTCGACCAGCTCGCGGCCGTCACCGGAACGGTCGCCAAGCAGCGCGACGCCCTCGCCGAGACACTCACCAACGCGCCCGTCGCCATCAGCAACCTGCAGAACGCCTACAACCCCAAGACCGGCACGCTCGACACCAGGTCCAACATGGAGCAGTTCGACGATCCCGCCCTGCTGCTGTGCTCCCTGGTCACCGGGCCGACCGGCACCGGCAACACCGACCTGTGCCGCGACATCGACACCACGCTCGCCCCGGTGAGCCAGTCGCTGCAGATGCGCGGCGCCGACCCGACGCTGGGCGGACTGCTGGGAGGGACGCACTGA
- a CDS encoding MlaD family protein yields the protein MKTSSSLVKLILFALTTLLATGTLAATIANVQLGDKATYKAVFEDVTGVAAGQEVRIAGVRVGEIEKVSVHRDRTNALVEFSVAKSSVLTQGTHATIKYRNLVGERYLALTQGVGDSAALKDGATIGLDRTQSALDLTVLFNGFKPLFAALSPKDVNELSGQIISVLQGEGGNINSLLAKTASLTSTLADRDAVIGRTIGNLNAVLATVDEHDAALKQLIDQLQRFVSGLAQDRKTIGASLENINSLTAETADLLKVTRPAIKADIAHLRRLSTTLNKPKNTATFEKFLSTSPEKITQITRTATYGSWFNFYLCRFDGTVKLPTGPVSPSYAVTAARCS from the coding sequence ATGAAGACCTCGTCCAGCCTGGTCAAGCTGATCCTCTTCGCGCTGACCACCCTCCTGGCTACCGGCACCCTGGCGGCCACGATCGCCAACGTGCAGCTCGGCGACAAGGCGACCTACAAGGCCGTCTTCGAGGACGTCACCGGTGTGGCCGCCGGCCAGGAGGTCCGCATCGCGGGCGTGCGCGTCGGCGAGATCGAGAAGGTGTCGGTGCACCGCGACCGCACCAACGCTCTCGTCGAGTTCTCCGTCGCCAAGTCCAGCGTCCTGACGCAGGGCACCCACGCCACCATCAAGTACCGGAACCTCGTCGGCGAGCGCTACCTGGCGCTGACGCAGGGAGTGGGGGACTCCGCCGCCCTCAAGGACGGCGCGACGATCGGCCTCGACCGCACCCAGTCGGCACTCGACCTGACCGTGCTGTTCAACGGCTTCAAGCCGCTGTTCGCCGCGCTCTCGCCCAAGGACGTCAACGAGCTGTCCGGGCAGATCATCTCGGTGCTCCAGGGCGAGGGCGGCAACATCAACTCGCTGCTGGCCAAGACGGCCTCGCTCACCTCGACCCTGGCCGACCGCGACGCCGTCATCGGCCGGACCATCGGCAACCTCAACGCCGTGCTCGCCACGGTCGACGAGCACGACGCGGCGCTCAAGCAGCTCATCGACCAGCTCCAGCGCTTCGTCTCCGGCCTGGCCCAGGACCGCAAGACGATCGGGGCCTCGCTCGAGAACATCAACTCCCTGACCGCCGAGACGGCCGACCTGCTCAAGGTCACCCGGCCCGCGATCAAGGCCGACATCGCCCACCTGCGCAGGCTCTCGACCACGCTCAACAAGCCGAAGAACACTGCGACCTTCGAGAAGTTCCTCTCGACGTCGCCCGAGAAGATCACGCAGATCACCCGCACGGCGACCTACGGCTCGTGGTTCAACTTCTATCTGTGCCGCTTCGACGGCACCGTGAAGCTGCCCACCGGCCCGGTCTCCCCGTCGTATGCCGTGACTGCAGCGAGGTGCTCATGA
- a CDS encoding MCE family protein: protein MSTTPTTADRMPGARLRRTAAALVAAGTAAALGGCQGAYDLPLPGGAAARGDVYRITAEFADVLDLVPQSSVKVDQVTVGAVEEIELNGWTARVTLRLPKTVKLPDNATAEIRQTSLLGEKYIELAPPASAKAVGELGEGDNIVLDRTSRNPEVEEVLSAMSLLLNGGGVAQLKVIEAELNNALRGNNQEIKDLIGQLDTFVGGLEEQKSEIVRAIDGIDRLSARLAAQKQDIARAIEAMPGGLKVLADQRKQLVEMLTALERLGAVGTDVVQQSKADTRANLEALAPILAELNKAGDDLPASMQLLLTYPFSDGTLAAMKGDYTNLRVTADLDMRNLSGNLGIPTAPPTGGEPGLPDVPLPDVPDLPLPGQTPDPTSPGGGGGVCVPGVTCLGSAGSGSSSSDGSWRSLYTGGEA from the coding sequence ATGAGCACCACGCCCACCACCGCAGACCGGATGCCGGGTGCGCGGCTGCGCCGGACGGCCGCCGCCCTCGTGGCGGCCGGGACCGCAGCGGCCCTCGGGGGCTGCCAGGGCGCCTACGACCTGCCGCTGCCCGGTGGCGCTGCCGCCCGCGGCGACGTCTACCGGATCACGGCCGAGTTCGCCGACGTGCTCGACCTCGTGCCGCAGTCCTCGGTGAAGGTCGACCAGGTGACCGTCGGCGCGGTCGAGGAGATCGAGCTGAACGGCTGGACCGCCAGGGTCACCCTGCGGCTGCCGAAGACCGTGAAGCTGCCCGACAACGCGACGGCCGAGATCAGGCAGACCTCGCTGCTGGGCGAGAAGTACATCGAGCTGGCGCCCCCGGCCTCGGCGAAGGCGGTCGGCGAGCTGGGGGAGGGGGACAACATCGTGCTGGACCGCACGAGCCGCAACCCCGAGGTCGAGGAGGTCCTCAGCGCCATGTCGCTGCTGCTCAACGGTGGCGGCGTCGCCCAGCTGAAGGTCATCGAGGCCGAGCTCAACAACGCGCTGCGCGGCAACAACCAGGAAATCAAGGACCTCATCGGGCAGCTCGACACCTTCGTCGGGGGCCTGGAGGAGCAGAAGAGCGAGATCGTGCGGGCCATCGACGGGATCGACCGGCTCTCGGCCCGCCTGGCGGCCCAGAAGCAGGACATCGCCCGGGCCATCGAGGCCATGCCGGGTGGGTTGAAGGTGCTCGCCGACCAACGCAAGCAGCTCGTCGAGATGCTGACCGCCCTCGAGCGGCTCGGTGCGGTCGGGACCGACGTGGTCCAGCAGTCCAAGGCCGACACCCGGGCCAACCTCGAGGCGCTCGCGCCCATCCTGGCCGAGCTGAACAAGGCGGGCGACGACCTTCCGGCGTCGATGCAGCTGCTGCTGACCTACCCCTTCTCGGACGGCACCCTGGCCGCGATGAAGGGCGACTACACCAACCTGCGCGTCACAGCCGACCTCGACATGCGCAACCTCTCCGGCAACCTCGGCATCCCGACCGCTCCGCCGACCGGAGGCGAGCCCGGGCTGCCCGACGTGCCGCTGCCCGACGTACCGGACCTGCCGCTGCCGGGGCAGACCCCCGACCCGACCTCGCCGGGCGGTGGAGGCGGCGTGTGCGTGCCGGGGGTCACGTGCCTGGGGTCGGCCGGGTCCGGCAGCTCGTCCTCGGACGGCTCGTGGCGCTCGCTGTACACCGGAGGTGAGGCATGA
- the rpoB gene encoding DNA-directed RNA polymerase subunit beta — MAASRNATQTVSTARTASGRLSFAKIREPLEVPDLLALQTESFDWLLGNERWQARVAAAKAEGRTDVPDRSGLEEIFEEISPIEDFSGSMSLSFRDHRFEDVKYSIEECKERDQTYSAPLFVTAEFMNTTTGEIKSQTVFMGDFPLMTERGTFVINGTERVVVSQLVRSPGVYFERTPDKTSDKDVYTAKVIPSRGAWLEFEIDKRDMVGVRVDRKRKQSVTVLLKALGLTDAQILEEFGDYESMRLTLEKDHTAGQDDALLDIYRKLRPGEPPTKEAAQTLLDNLYFNEKRYDLAKVGRYKINRKLGLADELGHSTLSVDDIVATIKYLVALHNGETTLQGAAGEVSVEVDDIDHFGNRRLRNVGELIQNQVRTGLSRMERVVRERMTTQDVEAITPQTLINIRPVVASIKEFFGTSQLSQFMDQNNPLAGLTHKRRLSALGPGGLSRDRAGMEVRDVHPSHYGRMCPIETPEGPNIGLIGSLASYGRINAFGFIETPYRKVEYGKVTDEVHYLSADEEDRHVIAQANAALTADSTFAEERVLVRTKGGEVDYVPGVDVDYMDVSPRQMVSAATALIPFLEHDDANRALMGSNMQRQAVPLVKSEAPLVGTGMEYRAALDSGDVVRAEQAGVVTEVSADLVTVANDEGGTRTYRIAKFARSNQGTSYNQRVLVAEGDRLEAGSVIADGPATDGGEMALGRNLLVAFMPWEGHNYEDAIILSQRLVQDDVLSSIHIEEHEVDARDTKLGPEEITRDIPNVSEDVLADLDERGIIRIGAEVRDGDLLVGKVTPKGETELTPEERLLRAIFGEKAREVRDTSLKVPHGETGTVIGVKVFDKDEGDDLPPGVNQLVRVYVANKRKITDGDKLAGRHGNKGVISKILPVEDMPFLEDGTPVDVVLNPLGVPGRMNVGQILELHLGWAASRGWEIADNPEWAKLIPEDARKAEAGTRVASPVFDGVREDEIVGLLDSTLKTRDDVRLIDGTGKANLFDGRSGEPFPEPVSVGYMYILKLHHLVDDKIHARSTGPYSMITQQPLGGKAQFGGQRFGEMEVWALEAYGAAYALQELLTIKSDDVTGRVKVYEAIVKGDNIPEPGIPESFKVLIKEMQSLCLNVEVLSSDGSQIELRDSDDDVFRAAEELGIDLSRREPSSVEEV, encoded by the coding sequence TTGGCTGCCTCGCGCAACGCGACTCAGACTGTGTCCACTGCACGGACGGCTTCCGGCCGTCTGTCCTTCGCGAAGATTCGCGAACCGCTCGAGGTCCCCGACCTCCTGGCGCTGCAAACGGAAAGCTTCGACTGGCTGCTCGGGAACGAGCGCTGGCAGGCCCGCGTGGCAGCCGCCAAGGCCGAGGGCCGCACCGACGTCCCCGACCGTTCCGGCCTCGAGGAGATCTTCGAGGAGATCTCGCCGATCGAGGACTTCAGCGGCTCCATGTCGCTGTCGTTCCGCGACCACCGCTTCGAGGACGTGAAGTACTCCATCGAGGAGTGCAAGGAGCGCGACCAGACCTACTCCGCCCCGCTGTTCGTCACCGCGGAGTTCATGAACACCACCACCGGTGAGATCAAGAGCCAGACGGTGTTCATGGGCGACTTCCCGCTCATGACCGAGCGCGGCACCTTCGTCATCAACGGCACCGAGCGTGTCGTGGTCTCCCAGCTGGTCCGCAGCCCGGGCGTCTACTTCGAGCGCACCCCCGACAAGACCTCCGACAAGGACGTCTACACCGCCAAGGTGATCCCCAGCCGGGGCGCCTGGCTCGAGTTCGAGATCGACAAGCGCGACATGGTGGGCGTCCGGGTCGACCGCAAGCGCAAGCAGTCCGTCACGGTGCTCCTCAAGGCGCTCGGCCTGACCGACGCGCAGATCCTCGAGGAGTTCGGCGACTACGAGTCGATGCGCCTGACCCTGGAGAAGGACCACACGGCCGGCCAGGACGACGCACTGCTCGACATCTACCGCAAGCTGCGCCCGGGTGAGCCCCCGACCAAGGAGGCTGCCCAGACCCTGCTGGACAACCTCTACTTCAACGAGAAGCGCTACGACCTGGCCAAGGTCGGTCGCTACAAGATCAACCGCAAGCTGGGGCTGGCCGACGAGCTCGGCCACTCGACGCTCTCGGTCGACGACATCGTGGCGACGATCAAGTACCTCGTGGCCCTGCACAACGGCGAGACCACCCTCCAGGGTGCCGCCGGCGAGGTCTCGGTCGAGGTCGACGACATCGACCACTTCGGCAACCGCCGCCTGCGCAACGTCGGCGAGCTGATCCAGAACCAGGTCCGCACCGGCCTGTCCCGCATGGAGCGCGTCGTCCGCGAACGCATGACCACGCAGGACGTCGAGGCCATCACGCCGCAGACCCTGATCAACATCCGCCCCGTGGTGGCGTCGATCAAGGAGTTCTTCGGCACCTCCCAGCTCTCGCAGTTCATGGACCAGAACAACCCGCTGGCCGGCCTGACGCACAAGCGTCGTCTCTCGGCCCTCGGCCCGGGTGGTCTCTCCCGCGACCGCGCCGGCATGGAGGTCCGTGACGTCCACCCGTCGCACTACGGCCGCATGTGCCCGATCGAGACCCCTGAGGGCCCGAACATCGGCCTCATCGGCTCGCTGGCCTCCTACGGCCGGATCAACGCGTTCGGCTTCATCGAGACCCCGTACCGCAAGGTCGAGTACGGCAAGGTCACCGACGAGGTGCACTACCTGTCCGCCGACGAGGAGGACCGCCACGTCATCGCGCAGGCCAACGCGGCCCTGACCGCCGACAGCACCTTCGCGGAGGAGCGCGTCCTCGTCCGCACCAAGGGCGGCGAGGTCGACTACGTCCCGGGTGTCGACGTCGACTACATGGACGTGTCCCCGCGCCAGATGGTGTCGGCGGCCACCGCGCTGATCCCGTTCCTCGAGCACGACGACGCCAACCGTGCGCTCATGGGCTCGAACATGCAGCGCCAGGCCGTGCCGCTGGTGAAGTCCGAGGCCCCGCTCGTGGGCACCGGCATGGAGTACCGCGCGGCACTGGACTCCGGTGACGTGGTCCGTGCCGAGCAGGCCGGTGTCGTCACCGAGGTCTCCGCCGACCTGGTGACCGTGGCCAACGACGAGGGTGGGACCCGCACCTACCGGATCGCCAAGTTCGCGCGCTCCAACCAGGGCACCTCCTACAACCAGCGCGTGCTGGTCGCCGAGGGCGACCGCCTCGAGGCCGGCTCGGTCATCGCCGACGGTCCCGCGACCGACGGCGGCGAGATGGCCCTGGGCCGCAACCTGCTCGTGGCGTTCATGCCGTGGGAGGGCCACAACTACGAGGACGCGATCATCCTCAGCCAGCGCCTGGTGCAGGACGACGTCCTCTCCTCGATCCACATCGAGGAGCACGAGGTCGACGCCCGCGACACCAAGCTGGGTCCGGAGGAGATCACCCGGGACATCCCGAACGTCTCCGAGGACGTCCTGGCCGACCTCGACGAGCGCGGCATCATCCGCATCGGCGCCGAGGTCCGCGACGGCGACCTCCTGGTCGGCAAGGTCACGCCCAAGGGCGAGACCGAGCTGACCCCCGAGGAGCGTCTGCTTCGCGCCATCTTCGGCGAGAAGGCCCGCGAGGTCCGTGACACCTCCCTGAAGGTGCCCCACGGCGAGACCGGCACCGTCATCGGCGTCAAGGTCTTCGACAAGGACGAGGGCGACGACCTGCCCCCGGGCGTGAACCAGCTGGTGCGCGTCTACGTCGCCAACAAGCGCAAGATCACCGACGGTGACAAGCTCGCCGGCCGCCACGGCAACAAGGGCGTCATCTCCAAGATCCTGCCGGTCGAGGACATGCCGTTCCTGGAGGACGGCACCCCGGTCGACGTCGTCCTGAACCCGCTCGGTGTGCCCGGTCGTATGAACGTCGGCCAGATCCTCGAGCTCCACCTCGGCTGGGCCGCCAGCCGCGGCTGGGAGATCGCGGACAACCCGGAGTGGGCCAAGCTCATCCCCGAGGACGCCCGCAAGGCCGAGGCCGGCACCCGTGTCGCCTCCCCGGTCTTCGACGGTGTGCGCGAGGACGAGATCGTCGGCCTGCTGGACTCGACGCTCAAGACCCGCGACGACGTGCGCCTGATCGACGGCACAGGCAAGGCGAACCTGTTCGACGGCCGCTCCGGCGAGCCGTTCCCGGAGCCGGTTTCGGTCGGGTACATGTACATCCTCAAGCTGCACCACCTCGTGGACGACAAGATCCACGCCCGCAGCACCGGCCCGTACTCGATGATCACCCAGCAGCCGCTCGGTGGTAAGGCGCAGTTCGGTGGCCAGCGCTTCGGTGAGATGGAGGTCTGGGCACTCGAGGCGTACGGCGCCGCCTACGCCCTCCAGGAGCTGCTGACGATCAAGTCCGACGACGTCACCGGCCGCGTGAAGGTCTACGAGGCCATCGTCAAGGGCGACAACATCCCCGAGCCGGGCATCCCGGAGTCGTTCAAGGTCCTCATCAAGGAGATGCAGTCGCTCTGCCTGAACGTCGAGGTCCTGTCCTCCGACGGCAGCCAGATCGAGCTGCGCGACTCCGACGACGACGTCTTCCGCGCCGCGGAGGAGCTCGGTATCGACCTGTCCCGGCGCGAGCCGAGCAGCGTCGAAGAGGTCTGA
- a CDS encoding MlaD family protein yields MIRRSVKVQLIAFLLITLVTVSVLSARYVGLYDRVVGGQYLVSADFAESGGIFVGSEVSYRGVQVGRVERLRLGKDGVIVDARIRRGVQIPKDTVAVVENRSAVGEQYLDFQPRSQGGKSLEDGDTIAREDTRTPVRVDNLLLHLDGTVRSVDRDDLRTVVDELGKAFADGGTDLQRMLDSGDALTRAATEALPETVKLIEDGRIVLDTQRDTSGQIKTFATNFANLSETLKASDADLRMVLDRGAVASRELDGLIRENQSSLAALLANLITVGQVTTARVDGIEQLLVTYPDVIAGGYTVVPGDGTAHFGLVLSHDPVVCKQGYEGTKRTDPARTTGLPPVNTGARCSLPRGSSSNVRGAQNAPGPSGARSSNSSVPLAIAGQPVSPGASASLGTAAPDVSVPLPPTGGGQTEPSWLWMMKEAAR; encoded by the coding sequence ATGATCCGCCGCTCGGTGAAGGTGCAGCTCATCGCCTTCCTGCTCATCACGCTGGTCACCGTCTCGGTGCTGTCCGCCCGCTACGTGGGTCTCTACGACCGCGTGGTCGGAGGTCAGTACCTCGTCTCCGCGGACTTCGCCGAGTCCGGCGGGATCTTCGTGGGCTCCGAGGTCTCCTACCGCGGCGTCCAGGTGGGCCGGGTCGAGCGACTGCGGCTCGGCAAGGACGGCGTCATCGTCGACGCCCGGATCCGCCGGGGCGTCCAGATCCCCAAGGACACCGTCGCCGTGGTCGAGAACCGCTCGGCCGTCGGGGAGCAGTACCTCGACTTCCAGCCACGCTCGCAGGGCGGGAAGAGCCTCGAGGACGGCGACACCATCGCGCGCGAGGACACCCGCACCCCGGTGCGCGTGGACAACCTCCTGCTGCACCTCGACGGGACGGTGCGATCGGTCGACCGTGACGACCTCAGGACCGTGGTCGACGAGCTCGGCAAGGCCTTCGCCGATGGCGGCACCGACCTGCAGCGGATGCTCGACAGCGGCGACGCCCTGACCCGCGCCGCGACCGAGGCCCTGCCCGAGACGGTCAAGCTCATCGAGGACGGGCGCATCGTGCTCGACACCCAGCGCGACACCTCCGGGCAGATCAAGACCTTCGCCACGAACTTCGCGAACCTCTCCGAGACCCTCAAGGCCTCGGACGCCGACCTGCGGATGGTGCTCGACCGGGGGGCCGTGGCCTCACGCGAGCTCGACGGCCTCATCCGCGAGAACCAGTCGAGCCTCGCGGCGCTGCTGGCCAACCTCATCACCGTCGGCCAGGTCACGACCGCCCGGGTCGACGGCATCGAGCAGCTGCTCGTCACCTACCCGGACGTGATCGCCGGTGGCTACACGGTGGTGCCGGGCGACGGCACCGCCCACTTCGGGCTGGTGCTCTCGCACGACCCCGTGGTCTGCAAGCAGGGCTACGAGGGGACCAAGCGCACCGACCCTGCGCGCACGACGGGCCTTCCCCCGGTCAACACCGGCGCCCGCTGCTCCCTCCCTCGGGGCTCGTCCAGCAACGTGCGCGGAGCGCAGAACGCGCCCGGCCCCTCCGGGGCGAGGTCATCGAACTCCTCGGTTCCACTGGCAATCGCCGGCCAGCCCGTATCCCCGGGCGCCTCGGCCTCGTTGGGCACGGCAGCACCCGATGTCTCGGTGCCCCTCCCACCGACGGGAGGTGGACAGACCGAGCCGTCGTGGCTGTGGATGATGAAGGAGGCTGCTCGATGA